The following is a genomic window from Prevotella sp. E13-17.
TGATAGACAAGGCAACCTTTTTCGATGGCATCGAGCGGACATCAAGAACGCCTTTCCGAGTAGTACCCTTTTTCGATCCTGCTCCGTGGGGCGGTCAGTGGATGAAAGAAGTCTGCGATCTGGATCGTTCCAAATCCAATTTCGGCTGGTGTTTCGACTGTGTACCCGAGGAGAACAGTCTGCTTTTCGAGGTCAATGGTATCCGTTTTGAGTTACCTTCTGTCGATTTAGTCCTTCTGAAGAGCCGTTCATTGCTTGGCGAGCCTGTCGAAGCCCGCTTTGGCAAGGACTTCCCCATTCGTTTCGATTTCCTCGACACCATGGGTGGTGGCAATCTCAGTCTGCAAGTACACCCAACCACACAGTTCATCCGTGAGAACTTCGGCATGTACTACACTCAAGACGAAAGCTATTACCTGCTGGATGCTGGCGAGAATGCCGTTGTTTACCTCGGCCTAAAAGAAGGCATCGACAAGAATGCCATGATAGCAGATTTGCGCAAGGCCCAAAAAGGCGGCTTTGTTTTCGACGCAGAGAAATACGTCAACAAGATCCAAGCCAAGAAGCACGACCATTTTCTGATTCCCGGTGGAACCGTCCACTGTTCTGGTTCCGAGAGTATGGTTCTCGAGATTAGCTCTACCCCCAACATCTTCACCTTTAAACTGTGGGACTGGCAGCGTCTCGGTTTGGACGGCAAACCCCGCCCCATCAACGTTGAGCGTGGCAAGGATGTTATCGACTGGGGCCGCGACACCAAATATGTCTATGAGCACCTTCGCAACCAGTTTGAGGTTGTAGCCGAAGGCGACGGATGGGTTGAAGAGCGCACCGGACTTCACCGAAACGAGTTTATCGAGACCCGACGTCACACGTTTACCAAGCCCGTTACACATCACACGAACAACGGTGTCAACGTATTCAACCTCCTTGAAGGCGAAGAGGCCATCATCGAGAGTCCCACCAACGCCTTTGAACCCTTCGTTGTTCATTATGCAGAGACATTCATTATCCCAGCATGCGTAGGTGAGTACACCATTCGTCCTTACGGTCTTTCCGAACACCAGAAATGCGTGACCATCAAGGCCTATGTGCGTTGTTAGCCAAGTTGTTCCCCACCTGATGCAGTAGGACCATTTTCCAAAACGCCATTGACACAGGATGCAGAAGGAGCCTATCGCTTCTTCCAGCATCCAAGGTGGGTAACTGGGAAACCACGTTGCATCCGTCCAGCGATGCATCCTTAAGCATTATCATAACCTCTTTGATATTAACTTATTAATAACTTAAAACCTTCTTTTATGAAAAGGATCAAGCAAACAAAAGAGCAATCATGCAACTTGCTTGTAGGCAAACATCCGTTTGCGTCACAATTATTAGCAGTCGTCATGATTGTAGTCATGAATTTGGTTGGCATGCCAGCATTTTCACAAACAAGAACTGTGACTGGTCATGTTACAGCCGAAGGCGAACCCGTCATCGGTGTCACCGTACTGGTAAAAGGGACCAATACCGGCACTGTCACCGACTTAGACGGCAACTACTCACTGCAAGCCCCATCGGGTGCGACACTCGTATTCTCATACGTGGGCTATGACACAGAGGAAGTACAGGTCAACAACCAGCGTCAGATCAATGTCACCATGAAGTCAGGCATACTTCTTAAGGATGTCGTTGTGGTGGGCTATGGCGTTCAGAAGAAGATCAATCTTACTGGTGCTGTTTCTTCCGTATCTACCGACGACCTCGCTGGCAAGCCCGTATCCAATGTCTTGGAAGCCATGCAGGGTACCGCCGCCGGACTTATCATCCAGCAAGGCTCATCTACACCAGGCAGTGCTCCCTCCATCAACATCCGTGGTCTCAACACCATGAACAACAACGACCCATTGGTTATCATCGATGGCATTGAAGGTTCACTAGCCAACCTCAACCCCAACGACATTGAGCAAATCTCCATTTTGAAGGATGCCTCATCCACCGCCATCTATGGTTCACGCGCATCCAATGGTGTTGTGCTTGTCACCACAAAGAAGGGAAAGGCAGGCCACGTAGAGGTAGCCTACGACTTCCTGATGGGTGTCCAGCAGCCCACCCAACTTGCCGACATTGCCGACTCTTGGAAATATGCCGAGATGTACAACGAGGCAGCCGTCAATTCCAGACGCACCACCAAGTTCACCGCCGAAGACATCGCCAGATTCAGAAGCGAAGGTCCCAATGTCAACTGGATGGACGAACTCTACAAGGAGTCGGCTCCTCAGAGCTCACACAACCTGTCGGTCACTGGTGGCAACGCACAACTTTCCTATCTGGCCTCACTCGGCTATACCGATCAGGAGAGCATGTTCAAAGGTCCCGACTATGGCTATCAGCGCTACAATGCCCGCTTGAATGTCAGCCATAGGTTGAGCAAGAACTTCACCTTGAACCTCACCTCGCAATACGCCCGCAACGATATCAAAGAGCACGCCTACTGGACGGATTGGATCATAGAGCAGGCCAACCGCATGCCACCTATATATAATATAAAGAACGAAGATGGCACCTACACCTACCCTTCAGGCAGTAATTCCAACTCATTACAGCGCTTAGAGCAAGGAGGTTATCGTAAGAATGCCAACGAAGAGCTGTTGGGAACCCTGCAGGCCGAATGGGAAATCATCAAAGGTCTGAAGCTCATTGGCAGTGTTGGCGGACGCGTCTGGAACAACCACATGCACGAGAATCGTAAGGCTTTCGAGGGCACAGGTGATGCTGAGAACAAGCTCACCGAGAACTTCTACCGTTCAAAGAACATCACCACCAACGTGATGAGCACCTACAACACACAGATTGGCAAGCACGCCATTGGCGCCCTGCTGGGCTACACCTACGAAGGTTTCTCCGACCATAGCTTCAACACCGCCCGCATCACCCCCGACAGCAAGTATGACATCTTCGTTGGTAGTCAAAGCGGCAATGATGTCAGCAACAGTGGCGGCGCTGGCGACTGGTCTATCTATTCCGTCTTCGGACGTGCCACCTACAACTACGACGAGAAATATCTCTTCGAGTTCAACATGCGTAACGACTATTCCTCTTATTTTGCCAAGGGCAATCGCTCTGGTATTTTCCCATCATTCTCGGCTGGCTGGCGCCTGTCTGAAGAGAAGTTCTGGGATTATGTTAAGCCCTATATACAGTCCATGAAGGTTCGCGGTTCATGGGGCCTGGTGGGCAACAACCGCATCGGTGCCTACCAGTATATGCAGACCGTTTCGGTCACCAACGGCATCTCGTTCGGCAACAAACTTGCCCAGACTGCCTACTTCGCTTCTGCCAACCCCGACATCAAGTGGGAGACCACCCGCATGCTCAACCTTGGTATCGAGATGGGCATCCTCAACGACAAGCTGAAGCTGACCTTCGACGTCTTCAACAACCATACTAAAGATATCCTTGTCAACCTGCCCGTTCCCGGCCTGTTTGGCAACGGTGCCCCCATCCAGAATGCCGGCGAGGTTGAGACACGTGGCTGGGAACTCTCGTTAGACTATCACTTCGTCACAGGTCCCGTGCAGCACCACATTGCCGGCAACCTCTCTGACAGCTACAACGAGGTTGTCAACACTCATGGTGAGGAGATTATCGGCGGCTACGACGTGAACACGATCATCAAGGAAGGCTATCCCCTCTATTCATATTATGCCTACAAGTCTGACGGCTTCTTCCAGAACGAGGAAGAGTGTGCCAAAGGTCCCCACTTGGAAGGTATCACTCCCAAGCCTGGCGACATCCGCTATGTCGATAAAGACGGCGATGGCATCATCAAGCCCGACGACGACCGCTTCGTAGTAGGCAACAGTTTCCCACGTTACACCTTCGGCTTCACCTATGGCGCCACCTATAAAGGCTTTGATTTCTCTATGATGTGGCAGGGCGTAGGCAAGCGCAACCACTGGATGCGCGGTGAGTCGGTCGAGGCTTTCCACAACAACAACGAGGGTCCAGTGATGAACTTCCATCTGGACCGTTGGACCCCCACCAATCCCAATGCCTCATATCCTCGTCTCACCATGGGTGCTGAGTCGGCCAACAATGCTGCTAAGTCCGACTTCTGGATCCAAGACACCAAGTATCTGCGTCTCAAGAACGTGCAGTTAGGCTACACCTTCTCTGACAAATTACTGAAGCACACCTTCATCAACCACCTCAGAATCTATGCCACCGTTCAGAACCCATTGACCTTCACAAAGATGAAGGGCGGTTGGGATCCCGAATACAACGCCGACGGCAGTGGTCGTGCTTATCCTGTTGCACGTGTTTACTCATTTGGTCTTAATGTTAAATTCTAAAATCCGTAAAGCAATGAAATACTCTATCAGACATATCGTAGTCATGGCCTCCGTAGCCATGGTTAATGCATCGTGTATAGACTTAGACACAGCACCATATGACAGAGAGACAGACCTGACTTTCTGGAAAGACAACAAGAATGCGGCTATCGCCACGCTCAACACTTGCTACACCCAGCTCTCAAGCATGGACGAGCAGTTGTATGCCGAGTGCATGTCAGACAATGCCTATACCAAGCAGCCCAACGACTACACACAAAACATCGGCAACGGTTCCTTCTCGACCGCCGATCGCTATGTAGCCAGCATCTGGGACAGCCGCTATGCCGCCATCCGCAGTTGCAACCAGCTGTTAGACAACATCGACAAGGTGTCATCGCTGACGCCTGAGCAGAAGCAGCGCTACATAGCCGAGGCCAAGACCATCCGAGCCTATCATTTCTACGAGCTCTACACCCGTTTCGGTGCCATTCCCTACCCCGAGCATGTGATCAGCATCGCTGAGAGCCAGACCATGCAACGCACCCCACGCGAGACCGTCGTGTCCAACATTACTGCCGACCTGACCGAGGTCATCGAAAGCAACAGTCTGCCTGCCAGCTATGACGAAGACAACAAAGGTCGCATCACCATGGGTGCTGCCAAGGCCATCCTGGCCAAGGTCTATCTGTTCGAAGGTCAGTGGGACAAGGTTGAACAACTCACTCAGGACATCATCACCTCCAAGACCTATCAGCTGTTTCCCAGCTATGCTGGCCTGTTTGAGGTAGCCAACGAAGGCAATTGCGAGGTCATCCTCGACGTTCAATATGCGCCA
Proteins encoded in this region:
- a CDS encoding class I mannose-6-phosphate isomerase, whose amino-acid sequence is MRKANYDKFPSTKFKGTIIQGWDAIIAQLKCSMQGHVLCIDTYTGVYETELINAFSGMGTIINTRDLMKPESEIRKMTASFMTDDVLFGYVTNLKMADFFCQEKLQAVREQLETATNTIIIIGTGACQVATPDALKVYVDMARWEIQQRFRRHEVKALGVDNRDDAVSIQYKRGLFIDWRVLDKYKDKLFDSIEWWIDTHVPDQPKMIDKATFFDGIERTSRTPFRVVPFFDPAPWGGQWMKEVCDLDRSKSNFGWCFDCVPEENSLLFEVNGIRFELPSVDLVLLKSRSLLGEPVEARFGKDFPIRFDFLDTMGGGNLSLQVHPTTQFIRENFGMYYTQDESYYLLDAGENAVVYLGLKEGIDKNAMIADLRKAQKGGFVFDAEKYVNKIQAKKHDHFLIPGGTVHCSGSESMVLEISSTPNIFTFKLWDWQRLGLDGKPRPINVERGKDVIDWGRDTKYVYEHLRNQFEVVAEGDGWVEERTGLHRNEFIETRRHTFTKPVTHHTNNGVNVFNLLEGEEAIIESPTNAFEPFVVHYAETFIIPACVGEYTIRPYGLSEHQKCVTIKAYVRC
- a CDS encoding SusC/RagA family TonB-linked outer membrane protein, translating into MIVVMNLVGMPAFSQTRTVTGHVTAEGEPVIGVTVLVKGTNTGTVTDLDGNYSLQAPSGATLVFSYVGYDTEEVQVNNQRQINVTMKSGILLKDVVVVGYGVQKKINLTGAVSSVSTDDLAGKPVSNVLEAMQGTAAGLIIQQGSSTPGSAPSINIRGLNTMNNNDPLVIIDGIEGSLANLNPNDIEQISILKDASSTAIYGSRASNGVVLVTTKKGKAGHVEVAYDFLMGVQQPTQLADIADSWKYAEMYNEAAVNSRRTTKFTAEDIARFRSEGPNVNWMDELYKESAPQSSHNLSVTGGNAQLSYLASLGYTDQESMFKGPDYGYQRYNARLNVSHRLSKNFTLNLTSQYARNDIKEHAYWTDWIIEQANRMPPIYNIKNEDGTYTYPSGSNSNSLQRLEQGGYRKNANEELLGTLQAEWEIIKGLKLIGSVGGRVWNNHMHENRKAFEGTGDAENKLTENFYRSKNITTNVMSTYNTQIGKHAIGALLGYTYEGFSDHSFNTARITPDSKYDIFVGSQSGNDVSNSGGAGDWSIYSVFGRATYNYDEKYLFEFNMRNDYSSYFAKGNRSGIFPSFSAGWRLSEEKFWDYVKPYIQSMKVRGSWGLVGNNRIGAYQYMQTVSVTNGISFGNKLAQTAYFASANPDIKWETTRMLNLGIEMGILNDKLKLTFDVFNNHTKDILVNLPVPGLFGNGAPIQNAGEVETRGWELSLDYHFVTGPVQHHIAGNLSDSYNEVVNTHGEEIIGGYDVNTIIKEGYPLYSYYAYKSDGFFQNEEECAKGPHLEGITPKPGDIRYVDKDGDGIIKPDDDRFVVGNSFPRYTFGFTYGATYKGFDFSMMWQGVGKRNHWMRGESVEAFHNNNEGPVMNFHLDRWTPTNPNASYPRLTMGAESANNAAKSDFWIQDTKYLRLKNVQLGYTFSDKLLKHTFINHLRIYATVQNPLTFTKMKGGWDPEYNADGSGRAYPVARVYSFGLNVKF
- a CDS encoding RagB/SusD family nutrient uptake outer membrane protein; translation: MKYSIRHIVVMASVAMVNASCIDLDTAPYDRETDLTFWKDNKNAAIATLNTCYTQLSSMDEQLYAECMSDNAYTKQPNDYTQNIGNGSFSTADRYVASIWDSRYAAIRSCNQLLDNIDKVSSLTPEQKQRYIAEAKTIRAYHFYELYTRFGAIPYPEHVISIAESQTMQRTPRETVVSNITADLTEVIESNSLPASYDEDNKGRITMGAAKAILAKVYLFEGQWDKVEQLTQDIITSKTYQLFPSYAGLFEVANEGNCEVILDVQYAPSTREQGTQYSFLPPTLGGYSQLSPLQELVDSYLMTNGKAINETSSGYNPAKPYENRDPRLAATVIYTGNSYKMADGSEVTINCEKGADKDGYGFSSDCSATGFYVKKYWDNQYRSSVGTSSLNTILIRYADILLMNAEAHAELGTLNETVWNNTIGAIRSRAGFTAEGITFPTASKEELINIVRQERRSELAMEGLRYKDIIRWKIAEDVLNGWCHGLHTGDIVGADNGFIRVEQRKFDAKKHYLWPIPQKERDLNKNLDQNPNW